Proteins from a single region of Cupriavidus sp. MP-37:
- a CDS encoding cold-shock protein, with translation METGTVKWFNDSKGFGFITPDAGGNDLFAHFSEIQGSGFKSLAEGQKVRYVAGVGQKGPAATKIEPI, from the coding sequence ATGGAAACCGGTACCGTCAAGTGGTTCAACGATTCGAAGGGTTTTGGCTTCATTACGCCTGATGCAGGCGGCAATGACCTGTTCGCGCACTTCTCCGAAATTCAAGGCAGCGGCTTCAAGTCGCTGGCAGAAGGCCAGAAGGTGCGTTACGTCGCCGGCGTCGGCCAGAAGGGCCCGGCCGCGACCAAGATCGAGCCGATCTGA
- a CDS encoding IS3 family transposase (programmed frameshift), with amino-acid sequence MYRYTEQFRLSVIKEYLRGQVGAGALAKRHGIDDGTVRRWVAAYRLHGEASLRRRYKTYSAEFKLSVLERMRRQGLSHREVAALYDIRNIGAIGVWERQYDAGGLEALTPRPKGRRPSKMPQRTPKTKPSRSSDDRTRTREELLEELNYLRMENAYLKKLEGLGSSEQDICATQKAQIVLELRQQYPLSGLLRVAGLARSTFYYQQAVLQAQDKYAELKTRIRELFARHMGRYGYRRITAAIRQTGTVVNHKTVQRLMHEMGLKSLVRPKKYRSYKGMVGRVAPNVLQRRFHAKRANRKWVTDVTEFNVAGEKLYLSPVLDLYNGEIIAYETARRPAFEMVRNMLKKAFRRLGPKDRPVLHSDQGWQYQMPAYQRMLKKRSVRPSMSRKGNCLDNAAMESFFGTLKSEFFYLNKFASVEKLQQGLAQYIHYYNHDRIKLKLKGLSPVKYRTQPSQA; translated from the exons ATGTATAGGTACACCGAGCAGTTCAGACTGTCGGTCATCAAGGAATATCTGCGCGGGCAGGTAGGAGCTGGTGCGCTTGCCAAGCGCCATGGAATAGACGACGGGACGGTGCGACGCTGGGTGGCAGCCTATCGGCTGCACGGTGAAGCCAGCCTGAGGCGCAGGTACAAGACCTACAGCGCCGAGTTCAAGCTCTCGGTGCTTGAGCGGATGCGCCGCCAAGGCTTGTCGCATCGGGAAGTGGCGGCACTGTACGACATTCGCAATATCGGCGCCATTGGTGTGTGGGAACGCCAGTATGATGCTGGGGGTTTAGAAGCTCTGACGCCTCGGCCTAAGGGGCGGCGGCCCAGCAAGATGCCACAACGGACTCCCAAGACAAAGCCATCGCGGTCTTCAGACGACCGTACGCGCACACGCGAGGAACTCCTTGAAGAGTTGAACTACCTGCGCATGGAGAACGCGTACCTAAAAAAGCTCGAAG GCCTTGGTTCAAGCGAGCAAGACATCTGCGCAACCCAAAAGGCGCAAATAGTGCTTGAGCTGAGGCAGCAGTACCCATTGTCCGGTTTGCTGAGGGTGGCGGGGCTGGCGCGCAGCACCTTCTACTACCAGCAGGCAGTGCTCCAGGCGCAGGACAAGTATGCGGAGCTGAAAACGCGCATTCGCGAACTCTTCGCCCGACACATGGGTCGTTATGGCTACCGCCGCATCACAGCGGCGATCCGGCAAACCGGTACGGTCGTCAACCACAAGACGGTTCAGCGGCTCATGCACGAGATGGGATTGAAGTCGTTGGTCCGGCCGAAGAAATACCGATCCTACAAGGGCATGGTGGGTCGTGTCGCGCCCAACGTTCTGCAACGGCGATTCCACGCCAAACGCGCGAATCGGAAGTGGGTAACCGACGTGACCGAGTTCAACGTGGCCGGCGAGAAGCTCTACCTTTCCCCGGTGCTGGACCTGTACAACGGCGAGATCATCGCCTACGAGACTGCCCGCAGGCCCGCCTTTGAGATGGTGAGGAATATGCTGAAGAAGGCGTTCCGCCGCCTCGGCCCGAAGGATCGACCCGTACTGCATTCCGATCAGGGCTGGCAGTATCAGATGCCGGCCTATCAGCGAATGCTCAAAAAGCGCAGCGTCCGTCCCAGCATGTCGCGCAAGGGCAATTGTCTGGACAACGCCGCCATGGAAAGCTTCTTCGGCACCCTGAAGTCCGAATTCTTCTACCTGAACAAATTCGCCAGCGTCGAGAAACTACAGCAAGGCCTGGCCCAATACATTCACTACTACAATCACGACCGCATCAAACTCAAACTAAAAGGGCTGAGTCCCGTGAAGTACAGGACTCAGCCCTCTCAAGCCTAG